The following coding sequences lie in one Mycobacterium sp. 050128 genomic window:
- a CDS encoding TIGR03619 family F420-dependent LLM class oxidoreductase, with amino-acid sequence MKFYVSSAFLNTREIIEIARAADELGYDGIGIPDHVVNLETLETPYPYTKDGQRRWQPFTDWLDPWVLAGALAQVTTRLRFVTTVYIPAMRNPYSAAKAIGTAAVLASGRLELGIGVGWCREEFALMGEEFDRRGKRTDEMIELMRALWSPGWTEFDGEFYQTPRLEMQPTPPPIPVYVGGLSDAALRRAARNDGWIGDLIKTEHAIEAVGKLRELRAQKGLSMDDFTILTPLTDAFTTADYQRVADAGITGIITMPWMFYSGPDATLDDKIDGLQRFRKDLALDG; translated from the coding sequence ATGAAGTTCTACGTCAGCAGTGCGTTTCTGAACACCCGAGAGATCATCGAGATCGCCAGGGCTGCAGACGAACTCGGTTACGACGGCATCGGTATACCCGATCATGTGGTTAACCTGGAGACCCTCGAGACGCCGTACCCGTACACCAAAGACGGACAACGGCGCTGGCAGCCGTTCACGGACTGGCTCGATCCCTGGGTGTTGGCCGGCGCGCTGGCCCAGGTCACCACTCGGTTGCGGTTCGTCACCACGGTCTACATTCCCGCGATGCGCAATCCGTACTCGGCCGCCAAAGCCATTGGCACTGCGGCTGTTTTGGCGTCGGGACGTCTTGAGCTCGGCATCGGAGTCGGCTGGTGCCGTGAGGAATTCGCGCTGATGGGCGAAGAATTCGACCGCCGCGGCAAGCGCACCGACGAGATGATCGAATTGATGCGCGCACTGTGGTCGCCGGGCTGGACGGAATTCGACGGCGAGTTCTACCAGACGCCACGGCTGGAGATGCAACCGACTCCGCCGCCGATACCGGTCTACGTCGGCGGGCTCAGTGATGCCGCATTGCGCCGGGCCGCGCGCAACGACGGTTGGATCGGCGACCTGATCAAGACCGAGCATGCGATCGAGGCGGTCGGCAAGCTGCGTGAACTGCGCGCTCAAAAGGGTTTGTCGATGGACGATTTCACCATTCTCACGCCGCTGACCGACGCCTTCACCACCGCCGACTATCAACGTGTCGCGGATGCCGGTATCACCGGGATCATCACGATGCCGTGGATGTTCTACTCCGGACCCGACGCGACGCTCGACGACAAGATCGACGGTCTGCAGCGCTTCCGCAAGGATCTCGCGCTCGACGGCTAG
- a CDS encoding alpha/beta hydrolase, translating into MTAMSRLRSLSSALLSLGLLVAVEPSLPVAGATPEPGAGQTPNPAPPAAASPANWGSCSQVLTDSSDVPTAQCTTVSVPIDYNNPTGAQAKLAVIRVPATGQRIGSLLVNPGGPGGSAVDMVAGMAPDLQNSDITRHFDLVGFDPRGVGHSTPALRCRTDAEFDAYRTEPMVDYSPTGVSHIEQIYRQLAQECVGRMGKDFLANAGTASVARDMDMVRQALGDEQINYLGFSYGTELGTTYLEHFADRVRTMVLDGAIDPTVDPIQENISQTAGFQTAFNDYAADCARSPACPLGTDPAQFVNRYHALIDPLVAKPGRTSDPRGLSYADATTGTINALYTPQHWKYLTSGLLGLQRGSDAGDLLLLADDYQGRDKQGHYDNDQDAFNAIRCVDAPAPTDAATWIAADQQIRQAAPFLSYGQFTGDAPRDLCGLWPVPATSAPHAAPAMPPGKVVVVSTTHDPATPYQAGVSLARQLGAPLITFDGTQHTAVFGGNQCVDSSVMRYFVTGTPPPALHCRP; encoded by the coding sequence TTGACAGCCATGTCGCGCCTGAGATCGCTGAGCTCTGCGCTGCTGTCGTTAGGCCTCTTGGTTGCCGTCGAGCCGTCCCTGCCCGTGGCCGGCGCAACGCCGGAACCCGGGGCCGGCCAGACCCCGAACCCGGCGCCGCCGGCCGCGGCTTCGCCGGCGAACTGGGGTAGTTGCAGCCAAGTTCTCACCGACAGCAGCGACGTTCCCACCGCACAGTGCACCACCGTGTCGGTCCCGATTGATTACAACAATCCCACTGGGGCACAAGCGAAGTTGGCGGTCATTCGGGTGCCGGCGACGGGCCAGCGCATCGGGTCGCTGTTGGTCAATCCGGGCGGACCCGGCGGGTCGGCCGTCGACATGGTGGCCGGGATGGCACCGGATCTGCAGAACAGTGACATCACCCGCCACTTCGATCTGGTCGGATTCGATCCGCGCGGCGTCGGGCACTCCACGCCCGCGCTGCGCTGCCGCACCGACGCCGAGTTCGACGCCTACCGCACCGAACCGATGGTCGATTACAGCCCGACAGGCGTGTCGCACATCGAGCAGATCTACCGGCAACTGGCGCAAGAATGCGTGGGCCGGATGGGCAAAGACTTCCTGGCCAACGCCGGCACCGCGTCCGTCGCGCGCGACATGGACATGGTGCGTCAGGCGCTGGGCGACGAGCAGATCAACTATCTCGGCTTCAGCTACGGCACCGAGCTGGGCACCACGTACCTCGAGCATTTCGCCGACCGCGTGCGGACGATGGTGCTCGACGGTGCCATCGACCCGACCGTCGACCCGATCCAGGAAAACATCAGCCAGACAGCGGGATTCCAAACCGCTTTCAACGACTACGCGGCGGACTGTGCTCGCTCGCCGGCGTGCCCGCTGGGCACCGACCCGGCCCAGTTCGTCAACCGCTACCACGCATTGATCGACCCGCTCGTCGCCAAGCCGGGACGCACGTCGGACCCGCGCGGCCTGAGTTATGCCGACGCGACCACCGGGACGATCAATGCGCTTTATACCCCGCAGCATTGGAAGTACCTGACCAGCGGCCTGCTCGGGTTGCAGCGCGGCAGTGACGCGGGGGACCTGTTGCTGCTCGCCGACGACTATCAGGGCCGCGACAAGCAGGGGCACTACGACAACGACCAAGACGCATTCAACGCCATCCGGTGTGTCGATGCGCCGGCGCCAACGGATGCCGCGACCTGGATAGCCGCCGACCAACAGATCCGCCAGGCCGCGCCGTTCCTCAGCTACGGCCAGTTCACCGGCGACGCGCCGCGCGATCTGTGCGGACTGTGGCCGGTGCCGGCGACGTCCGCGCCGCACGCCGCTCCGGCGATGCCGCCCGGCAAGGTCGTCGTGGTCTCCACCACGCATGACCCCGCAACCCCGTATCAGGCGGGCGTGAGCCTGGCCCGTCAGCTAGGTGCACCGCTGATCACCTTCGACGGGACGCAGCACACCGCGGTATTCGGCGGGAACCAATGCGTGGACAGCTCCGTCATGCGCTATTTCGTAACGGGCACACCGCCACCGGCGTTGCATTGCCGACCCTGA
- a CDS encoding bifunctional [glutamine synthetase] adenylyltransferase/[glutamine synthetase]-adenylyl-L-tyrosine phosphorylase, with protein sequence MGVTRPTTERPRLPSVGRLGLVDPPAGDRLAQLGWTAQDDKAHIELLWALSRAPDPDAALRALVRLSENPDTGWDELNAALLRERSLRGRLFSVLGSSLTLGDHLVANPKSWKLLRGNVKLPTRDELHEAFIGCVEDALAVPNSVVPRLSTLYRDHLLVLAALDLAATVEDEPVVPFTVVGAQLSDTADAVLAASLRAAEATVCGDKTPPRLAVIAMGKCGARELNYVSDVDIIFVSEQADGLSTRVATEMMRVASTACFQVDAGLRPEGRSGELVRTVESHVAYYKRWAKTWEFQALLKARAAVGDAELGKRYLDELMPMVWIACEREDFVGEVQAMRRRVEQLVPSEVRARELKLGSGGLRDVEFAVQLLQLVHGRGDESLHVASTVDALAALGAGGYVGREDAANLTASYEFLRLLEHRLQLQRLKRTHLLPEADDEEAVRWLARAAHIRPDGSHDAAGVLREELKHQNVRVSQLHAKLFYQPLLESIGPPGLEISHGMTSEAAERQLAALGYEGPQTALKHMSALVNQSGRRGRVQSVLLPRLLNWMSYTPDPDAGLLAYRRLSEALASETWYLATLRDKPAVARRLMNVLGTSTYVPDLLMRAPRVIQDYGDGPAGPKLIETEPAVVARGLIASAARHPDPVRAIAAARTLRRRELARIGSADLLGMLEVRDVCTALTSVWVAVLQAALDALTRANLPEDGRAPAAIAVIGMGRLGGAELGYGSDADVMFVCEPASGVEDSAAVKWATTIAEQVRTLLGTPSVDPPLEVDANLRPEGRSGALVRTLGSYAAYYDQWAQPWEIQALLRAHAVAGDAELGQRFLLMADKTRYPADGVSAETVHEIRRMKARVESERLPRGADPKTHTKLGRGGLADIEWTVQLLQLQHAHEIPALHNTSTLESLDVIAETGLVPADEVELLRLAWLTATRARNALVLVRGKATDQLPGPGRQLNAVAVAAGWHNDDGSEFLDNYLRVTRHAKAVVRKVFGS encoded by the coding sequence TTGGGCGTGACCAGACCCACGACCGAGCGCCCCCGGCTGCCCAGCGTCGGGCGGCTCGGTCTGGTGGATCCGCCCGCGGGTGACCGCCTGGCGCAGTTGGGCTGGACGGCCCAGGACGACAAGGCGCACATCGAGCTGCTGTGGGCTTTGTCGCGAGCACCCGATCCGGACGCCGCGCTGCGGGCATTGGTTCGGCTCTCGGAGAACCCGGACACCGGATGGGACGAGCTCAACGCCGCGCTGCTCCGCGAGCGCAGCCTGCGCGGGCGACTGTTCTCGGTGCTGGGCTCGTCGCTGACCCTGGGTGATCATCTGGTCGCAAACCCGAAGTCGTGGAAGCTGCTGCGGGGCAACGTCAAATTGCCGACGCGCGACGAGCTGCACGAAGCGTTCATCGGGTGCGTCGAAGACGCGCTGGCCGTGCCGAATTCGGTGGTGCCGCGGTTGTCCACGTTGTACCGCGACCATCTGCTGGTGCTGGCGGCGCTCGACCTGGCGGCGACGGTCGAGGACGAGCCGGTGGTGCCGTTCACCGTGGTCGGCGCCCAGCTGTCCGACACCGCCGACGCCGTGCTGGCGGCCTCGCTGCGGGCCGCGGAGGCGACCGTCTGCGGCGACAAGACGCCGCCGCGGCTGGCGGTGATCGCGATGGGCAAATGCGGTGCCCGCGAATTGAACTACGTCAGCGACGTCGACATCATTTTCGTCTCCGAGCAGGCCGACGGGCTGTCCACCCGGGTGGCCACCGAGATGATGCGGGTCGCGTCGACCGCATGCTTCCAAGTCGACGCCGGACTGCGCCCGGAGGGCCGCAGTGGTGAGCTGGTCCGTACGGTCGAATCGCACGTCGCCTACTACAAGCGCTGGGCGAAGACCTGGGAATTCCAGGCACTGCTGAAAGCCCGCGCCGCCGTGGGCGATGCCGAACTGGGCAAGCGCTACCTCGACGAGTTGATGCCGATGGTCTGGATCGCCTGCGAGCGCGAGGACTTCGTGGGCGAAGTGCAGGCGATGCGGCGGCGGGTGGAGCAGCTGGTGCCTTCCGAGGTCCGCGCTCGCGAGCTCAAGCTCGGCAGCGGCGGACTGCGCGATGTCGAATTCGCCGTGCAGCTACTGCAGTTGGTGCACGGCCGCGGCGACGAGTCCCTGCACGTGGCCTCCACGGTCGATGCGCTGGCGGCGTTGGGTGCGGGCGGCTACGTCGGACGCGAGGACGCGGCGAACCTGACTGCCTCGTATGAGTTTCTGCGGTTGCTCGAACACCGCCTGCAGCTGCAACGGCTCAAGCGCACGCACCTGCTGCCGGAGGCCGACGACGAGGAGGCGGTGCGCTGGCTGGCGCGCGCGGCCCACATCCGTCCGGACGGCAGCCACGACGCGGCCGGGGTGCTGCGCGAGGAGCTCAAGCACCAGAACGTGCGGGTGTCCCAGCTGCACGCCAAGCTCTTCTACCAGCCGCTGCTGGAGTCGATCGGGCCGCCCGGCCTGGAGATTTCGCACGGCATGACGTCGGAAGCCGCCGAGCGCCAGCTGGCCGCACTGGGCTACGAGGGGCCGCAGACGGCGCTGAAACACATGTCGGCGTTGGTGAACCAGAGCGGCCGCCGCGGCCGGGTGCAGTCGGTGCTGCTGCCCAGGCTGCTGAACTGGATGTCGTACACACCGGATCCCGACGCCGGATTGCTGGCCTACCGGCGCCTGTCCGAGGCGCTGGCTTCCGAGACCTGGTATCTGGCCACGCTGCGTGACAAGCCCGCGGTGGCCAGGCGGCTGATGAACGTGCTGGGGACTTCCACCTACGTGCCGGACCTATTGATGCGCGCGCCCAGGGTGATTCAGGACTATGGCGACGGCCCGGCCGGCCCGAAGCTGATCGAGACCGAGCCCGCCGTGGTGGCACGCGGGCTGATCGCCTCGGCGGCCCGTCATCCCGACCCGGTGCGCGCCATCGCCGCCGCCCGCACGCTGCGCCGCCGAGAACTGGCCCGCATCGGTTCGGCGGATCTGCTCGGCATGCTCGAGGTACGAGACGTCTGCACGGCGCTGACGTCGGTGTGGGTGGCAGTGCTGCAGGCGGCCCTGGACGCGCTGACCCGGGCCAACCTCCCCGAAGATGGCCGCGCGCCCGCGGCGATCGCGGTCATCGGCATGGGCAGGTTGGGCGGCGCCGAGCTGGGCTACGGCTCGGATGCCGACGTGATGTTCGTCTGCGAACCCGCCAGTGGCGTCGAAGATTCCGCAGCGGTCAAGTGGGCGACCACGATCGCCGAGCAGGTGCGCACCCTGTTGGGGACACCGAGCGTCGACCCGCCGCTGGAAGTCGACGCGAACCTGCGACCCGAGGGCCGCAGCGGTGCGCTGGTCCGCACCCTGGGCTCCTACGCCGCCTACTACGACCAGTGGGCACAGCCGTGGGAGATCCAGGCACTGCTGCGCGCCCACGCCGTCGCCGGTGACGCCGAACTGGGTCAGCGCTTCTTGCTGATGGCGGACAAGACGCGCTACCCGGCCGACGGCGTGTCCGCCGAGACGGTGCACGAGATCCGCCGGATGAAGGCCCGTGTCGAATCGGAACGATTGCCGCGTGGCGCCGACCCCAAAACCCATACCAAGCTGGGGCGTGGGGGACTGGCCGACATCGAGTGGACGGTGCAGCTGCTGCAGCTGCAGCACGCGCACGAGATCCCGGCGCTGCACAACACCTCGACGCTGGAATCGCTCGACGTGATCGCCGAGACGGGGCTGGTTCCCGCCGACGAGGTGGAGCTGCTGCGGCTGGCCTGGCTGACCGCCACGCGGGCGCGCAACGCGCTGGTGCTGGTGCGGGGCAAGGCGACCGATCAGCTGCCAGGGCCCGGACGTCAGCTGAATGCGGTCGCGGTCGCGGCGGGCTGGCACAACGATGATGGAAGTGAGTTCTTGGACAACTATTTGCGGGTGACGCGACATGCAAAAGCGGTGGTGCGCAAGGTGTTCGGGAGTTGA
- the glnA gene encoding type I glutamate--ammonia ligase, translated as MDRQKEFVLRTLEERDIRFVRLWFTDVLGYLKSVAIAPAELEGAFEEGIGFDGSSIEGFSRVSESDTVANPDPSTFQVLPWASPSGHHHSARMFCDITMPDGSPSWADPRHVLRRQLQKANDLGFSCYVHPEIEFFLLKPGPNDGTPPEPVDNAGYFDQAIHDSASNFRRHAIEALEFMGISVEFSHHEGAPGQQEIDLRFADALSMADNVMTFRYVIKEVAIENGARASFMPKPFGEHPGSAMHTHMSLFEGDVNAFHSPDDPLQLSDVGKSFIAGILEHASEISAVTNQWVNSYKRLVHGGEAPTAASWGAANRSALVRVPMYTPHKTSSRRIEVRSPDSACNPYLAFAVLLAAGLRGVEKGYVLGPQAEDNVWDLTPEERRTMGYRELPTSLDSALHAMEASELVAETLGEHVFDFFLRNKRREWANYRSHVTPFELSTYLSL; from the coding sequence ATGGATCGACAGAAGGAATTCGTCCTCCGCACGCTGGAGGAACGGGACATTCGCTTCGTCCGGTTGTGGTTCACGGACGTGCTCGGCTACCTGAAGTCGGTCGCCATCGCCCCGGCCGAACTCGAGGGCGCTTTCGAAGAAGGCATCGGCTTCGACGGTTCCTCGATCGAGGGCTTTTCACGCGTCTCGGAATCCGACACCGTGGCCAACCCCGATCCGTCGACCTTCCAGGTGCTGCCGTGGGCCTCGCCCAGCGGCCACCACCACTCGGCGCGGATGTTCTGCGACATCACCATGCCCGACGGTTCGCCATCCTGGGCCGATCCGCGGCACGTGCTGCGACGTCAGCTGCAGAAGGCCAATGACCTTGGTTTCTCCTGCTACGTGCACCCCGAGATCGAATTCTTCTTGCTGAAGCCCGGCCCCAACGACGGAACCCCGCCGGAACCCGTCGACAACGCCGGCTACTTCGACCAGGCGATCCACGACTCCGCGTCCAACTTCCGCCGGCACGCCATCGAGGCGCTCGAATTCATGGGCATCTCAGTGGAGTTCAGCCACCACGAGGGCGCGCCCGGCCAGCAGGAGATCGACCTGCGTTTCGCCGACGCGCTGTCCATGGCAGACAACGTGATGACGTTCCGCTACGTCATTAAAGAAGTCGCGATCGAAAATGGCGCGCGGGCGTCGTTCATGCCCAAGCCATTCGGCGAACACCCCGGCTCGGCCATGCACACGCACATGAGCCTGTTCGAGGGCGACGTCAACGCCTTCCACAGCCCGGACGACCCGCTGCAGCTGTCGGATGTGGGCAAGTCGTTCATCGCCGGGATCCTCGAGCACGCCTCGGAGATCAGCGCGGTCACCAACCAATGGGTCAACTCCTACAAGCGCCTGGTGCACGGCGGCGAGGCGCCCACCGCGGCGTCGTGGGGCGCGGCCAACCGGTCCGCGCTGGTGCGGGTGCCGATGTACACGCCGCACAAGACGTCGTCACGGCGCATCGAAGTCCGCAGCCCCGACTCGGCGTGCAACCCTTATCTGGCGTTCGCCGTGTTGCTGGCCGCCGGACTGCGCGGGGTGGAGAAGGGCTATGTCCTCGGTCCGCAGGCCGAGGACAACGTCTGGGACCTCACCCCCGAAGAGCGCCGCACGATGGGTTACCGCGAGCTGCCCACCAGCCTCGACAGCGCGCTACACGCCATGGAGGCCTCCGAGCTCGTCGCGGAAACGTTGGGGGAGCACGTCTTTGACTTCTTCCTGCGCAACAAGCGCCGGGAGTGGGCGAACTACCGCAGCCACGTCACGCCCTTCGAGCTGAGCACCTACCTGTCGCTGTAG
- a CDS encoding sensor domain-containing protein, whose product MTLFVSYSSQDRSPVDALAATLRRAHQQVWLDQELGGGDSWWAQILEQIRACDVFVVALSSNWLQSKPSQSELRYAQALNRPILPVRIGDIGSMRVNPLAALQIIDYRDPTVDASIQLVTAIHSLVSNPQPLPDPLPDEPPVPFGYITRLGNQLSEKELSPQQQLQLLVELRSGLDEDGDDPSARGDIAQLLRMMRMRHDVTYRTRNDIDNVLASIEPSDSVADPSATIEASMIATQPNPAGPRDSSPDAVTLPAAQGVSSTQARSASATRDSRKRLVIIGGAAAAVVVAIVAAIVLVTQGSGKKPAATPRAAQPAPTPPGSAVAGGAPPAAPGGVVPTPTPSTPLDYVLLGAPEVATIMGVPSLDIGNQTQQMAPEWQLSNPNCLNAFYPTQDPAYAGSGFTGVRGQLLHAGGDYRVYEAAVSFPTADAANAFVAASANNWKACAGSTVTVTAAAGTAHWNFGNPAGAAPKITLERTRKDGTNQCQRVLSAVSSVVLDVLACAPAVQNRGVEIADQMANNVKQ is encoded by the coding sequence ATGACTTTATTCGTGAGCTACTCGAGCCAGGATCGGTCACCGGTCGACGCACTGGCGGCAACTCTTCGGCGGGCCCATCAACAGGTTTGGTTAGACCAAGAGCTCGGCGGCGGCGATTCCTGGTGGGCCCAGATCCTGGAGCAGATCCGCGCCTGCGATGTGTTCGTTGTGGCACTGTCGAGCAACTGGTTACAGTCCAAACCCAGCCAGTCCGAGCTGCGTTACGCGCAGGCCCTGAACCGGCCGATCCTTCCCGTTCGGATTGGCGACATCGGCAGCATGCGTGTCAATCCCCTTGCCGCGCTGCAGATCATCGACTACCGGGACCCCACGGTTGACGCCAGCATCCAATTGGTCACCGCCATCCACTCGCTCGTCAGTAATCCCCAACCGCTGCCCGATCCGCTGCCCGACGAGCCGCCGGTGCCATTCGGCTACATCACGCGGTTAGGCAACCAGCTCTCCGAAAAGGAGCTGAGCCCGCAGCAGCAGCTGCAACTCTTGGTCGAACTCAGATCCGGACTCGACGAGGACGGCGACGACCCCAGCGCCCGCGGCGATATCGCCCAACTGCTGCGCATGATGCGTATGCGGCACGACGTTACCTACCGCACCCGAAACGACATCGACAACGTCCTCGCTTCGATCGAGCCTTCCGACTCCGTAGCGGATCCATCGGCCACCATCGAGGCGTCGATGATCGCTACCCAACCCAATCCGGCCGGCCCACGCGACAGCAGCCCGGATGCGGTTACTTTACCTGCAGCACAAGGAGTTTCATCGACACAAGCCCGCAGCGCAAGCGCCACCCGGGATTCCCGCAAGCGACTAGTCATCATCGGCGGTGCCGCGGCCGCGGTCGTCGTCGCGATCGTCGCGGCAATTGTGCTCGTCACCCAGGGCTCGGGAAAGAAGCCGGCGGCGACACCGAGAGCCGCGCAACCGGCACCAACACCGCCCGGCTCCGCCGTGGCGGGCGGAGCACCTCCGGCAGCACCGGGCGGCGTGGTCCCCACGCCGACACCGTCCACCCCCCTGGACTATGTCCTCCTCGGCGCTCCGGAAGTCGCCACCATCATGGGGGTACCGAGTCTGGACATCGGCAATCAGACGCAGCAAATGGCCCCGGAATGGCAACTGTCAAACCCGAACTGCCTCAACGCGTTTTATCCCACCCAGGATCCGGCTTACGCGGGCAGCGGCTTCACCGGGGTGCGCGGCCAGTTGTTGCATGCCGGCGGCGATTATCGAGTCTACGAGGCCGCGGTGAGTTTCCCGACCGCCGACGCGGCCAACGCCTTTGTGGCGGCATCGGCGAACAATTGGAAAGCGTGCGCCGGATCAACCGTGACCGTAACCGCCGCCGCCGGTACGGCTCACTGGAATTTCGGGAACCCCGCCGGGGCCGCCCCCAAGATTACGCTGGAACGCACCCGTAAAGATGGCACCAATCAATGCCAGCGCGTGCTGAGCGCGGTGTCCAGTGTCGTCCTCGACGTGCTGGCCTGCGCCCCCGCCGTCCAGAACCGGGGTGTCGAGATCGCCGATCAGATGGCAAACAACGTCAAGCAGTGA
- a CDS encoding alpha/beta hydrolase, translated as MSLTRRDRFARMLVVSTAIAAVTLLLGGCVRVVAGHPLMAGPKLGQPVEWTPCRVVSGSVKLPGGAMCGRLAVPVDYDHPGGDVATLAMIRFPATGDKLGSLVINPGGPGESGIEAALGVVQSLPKRVRERFDLVGFDPRGVGSSRPAIWCNSDADNDRLRTEPNVDYSPAGVSHMEDETKQFVGRCLDKMGKDFLANVGTVNVAKDLDTIRAALGDDKLTYLGYSYGTRIGAAYAEAFPHNVRAMILDGAVDPNADPIEADLRQAKGFQDAFNDYAADCAKQANCPLGTDPAKAVDVYHSLIDPMVDPTNELVGRPIPTKDPRGLSYSDAVVGTIMALYSPTLWHHLTDGLRELTDNHGDTMLALADMYMRRDQKGHYTNATDARVAINCVDQPPITDRAKVIDEDRRSREIAPFMSYGKFTGDAPLGTCAFWPVPPTSKPHSVSAPGLAPTVVVSTTHDPATPYKAGVDLANQLRGSLLTFDGTQHTVVFQGDSCVDDYVTAYLIGGTTPPNGAKC; from the coding sequence ATGAGTCTGACTCGCCGCGACAGGTTCGCGCGCATGCTTGTTGTCTCGACAGCGATCGCTGCCGTGACGCTGTTGCTGGGGGGCTGCGTACGCGTTGTCGCCGGACATCCGCTGATGGCGGGCCCCAAATTGGGGCAGCCAGTGGAGTGGACGCCGTGTCGGGTCGTCAGCGGATCGGTGAAACTTCCCGGCGGCGCGATGTGCGGCAGGCTCGCCGTGCCGGTCGACTACGACCACCCGGGCGGCGATGTCGCGACGCTGGCGATGATTCGTTTCCCCGCGACGGGCGACAAACTCGGTTCGCTGGTGATCAACCCCGGCGGCCCCGGCGAATCCGGCATCGAGGCCGCGCTCGGCGTCGTCCAGTCGTTGCCCAAGCGGGTCCGCGAGCGGTTCGACCTGGTCGGGTTCGACCCGCGCGGGGTGGGGTCGTCGCGCCCGGCGATCTGGTGTAACTCCGATGCCGACAACGACCGGCTGCGCACCGAGCCGAACGTCGACTACAGTCCGGCCGGCGTCTCGCACATGGAGGACGAGACCAAGCAGTTCGTCGGCCGCTGCCTCGACAAGATGGGCAAGGACTTTCTGGCCAACGTCGGGACCGTCAACGTCGCCAAGGATCTGGACACCATCCGCGCGGCCCTCGGCGACGACAAACTGACCTACCTGGGCTACTCATACGGCACCCGGATCGGGGCGGCGTACGCCGAGGCCTTCCCGCACAACGTGCGGGCGATGATCCTCGACGGTGCCGTCGACCCCAACGCCGACCCGATCGAGGCCGATCTGCGGCAAGCCAAGGGATTCCAGGACGCGTTCAACGATTACGCCGCCGACTGCGCCAAGCAGGCGAACTGCCCGTTGGGTACCGACCCGGCCAAGGCCGTCGACGTTTACCACAGCCTGATCGATCCGATGGTCGACCCGACCAATGAACTAGTCGGCAGGCCGATCCCGACCAAAGACCCGCGCGGGTTGAGCTACAGCGACGCCGTCGTGGGCACGATCATGGCGCTGTATTCGCCGACGCTGTGGCACCACCTCACCGACGGCCTGCGGGAACTGACCGACAACCACGGCGACACGATGCTGGCGCTGGCCGACATGTACATGCGCCGCGATCAGAAGGGGCACTACACCAACGCCACCGACGCGCGGGTCGCGATCAACTGCGTCGACCAGCCGCCAATTACCGACCGCGCCAAGGTAATTGACGAAGATCGCCGCTCCCGCGAGATCGCCCCGTTCATGAGCTACGGCAAGTTCACCGGTGACGCCCCGCTGGGCACCTGCGCGTTCTGGCCGGTGCCGCCCACCAGCAAGCCGCACTCGGTGTCAGCGCCGGGCCTCGCCCCGACCGTCGTGGTGTCAACCACGCACGATCCGGCGACGCCGTACAAGGCCGGCGTCGATCTGGCCAACCAGCTGCGCGGCTCGTTGCTCACCTTCGACGGCACGCAGCACACGGTCGTGTTCCAGGGCGACAGCTGCGTCGACGACTACGTGACGGCGTATCTGATCGGCGGCACCACCCCGCCGAACGGCGCGAAGTGCTAG
- a CDS encoding PaaI family thioesterase — MSQGAGAFEAMFEVLSTAEADRVTGLYAPLADAVRELIDATIRTEADDDVVAKARTEIEAVTRLLRQRTRPVGVSFRVDDRPLPLGNAVVGACNPIAPPVVVQHDGDGRCHSEFVLGTAYEGPPGLVHGGVSALVLDHMLGEAASDGLSKARFTGTISVKYLRGTPLGPLRCDAWIDRAEGVKVFARGTISDSKGVTVEADGVFIEPAWARDGQ; from the coding sequence TTGAGCCAGGGAGCCGGCGCGTTCGAGGCGATGTTCGAGGTGCTCAGCACCGCAGAGGCTGATCGGGTGACGGGTCTCTACGCGCCGTTGGCCGACGCGGTTCGCGAGCTCATCGACGCCACCATCCGGACCGAGGCCGACGACGACGTCGTCGCCAAGGCGCGCACCGAGATCGAGGCCGTCACCCGGTTGCTGCGGCAACGGACCAGGCCGGTCGGCGTCAGCTTTCGCGTGGATGACCGTCCGCTGCCGCTGGGCAATGCCGTCGTCGGTGCCTGCAATCCGATCGCGCCGCCCGTCGTCGTCCAACACGACGGAGACGGGCGCTGCCACAGCGAGTTCGTGCTGGGAACCGCGTACGAGGGCCCGCCCGGCCTGGTGCACGGCGGCGTCAGCGCACTGGTGCTCGACCACATGCTCGGCGAGGCGGCCAGCGACGGATTGTCCAAGGCGCGTTTCACCGGAACCATCAGCGTGAAGTACCTGCGCGGCACTCCGTTGGGCCCGCTCCGTTGCGATGCGTGGATCGACCGCGCGGAGGGCGTCAAAGTCTTTGCGAGGGGCACTATTTCGGATTCGAAAGGGGTGACCGTGGAGGCTGACGGCGTCTTCATCGAACCGGCGTGGGCGCGGGACGGCCAATGA